From a region of the Nitrospirae bacterium YQR-1 genome:
- a CDS encoding c-type cytochrome, with translation MSNFSKVMFTAVIVTFTLVIMTTVFASAQEKNSDGHQKNGAHNHVKYQKLKNPVKPTAKALEEGKLLYAAHCATCHGSSGNGDGETMKGADFTTGNFRHGGTDGEVYNLILHGSKAAGMPAWNTTLTSRDIWKLVRIVKSYGK, from the coding sequence ATGAGCAATTTCAGCAAAGTGATGTTTACGGCAGTGATAGTAACGTTTACATTGGTTATAATGACAACCGTTTTCGCATCTGCCCAGGAAAAAAATTCAGATGGTCATCAAAAAAACGGTGCGCATAACCATGTAAAATATCAAAAGCTAAAAAACCCCGTGAAACCTACCGCTAAAGCATTGGAAGAGGGCAAATTGCTGTATGCAGCCCACTGTGCCACATGTCATGGCAGCAGCGGAAACGGGGATGGGGAGACGATGAAAGGTGCTGATTTTACTACCGGTAATTTCAGACATGGTGGTACAGACGGTGAAGTTTATAATTTGATACTACATGGTTCGAAAGCTGCAGGTATGCCGGCATGGAATACTACTCTTACCTCCCGGGATATCTGGAAATTGGTTCGCATAGTAAAGAGTTATGGTAAGTGA